GAATAATTCTTGGTAAGCTTTGCATACAGATGAATTACTTTTGTAGGCCCAATATCTAGTCTATTTTTGAGAGTTCTTTAACTTTTATTACTAaagtttgagaaaaaaaatcccaccccagtTATTGTGATCATTCCTTCTGCCCTTTTTGAAGtatattcttcattttattGTATCCCAAGAAATATGAAGGGGAAGACACACCATTAAAAATACTGGGggaaactaatttttttcttccccacatTTGAtaccttttcctgcttttcctttattCCCTCCAAATAAGCTCTTGGTGGGCATTACTGAGAacattgtggggtttttttaactcatTCATGCCATCAGTCATTACATGTGCACCACTGGAATGTATACATTGTTATCTAGTATGTCAGTTGGTTataatgatattttaaataaaaaacaaaaacaaagtttGACCACCATGCATTTAGTGTTTCTTCATTACCAGGCTGTGATGGGTTTCATATGGATTGCATAATAGGGCTCTACTTGAAATCTTATTAGTGAGAATCCTTCCTGAGAATTCATCTGTCTTTTAAGGGTAGTGTCCTGTCTTGTGAGCTCACTTGTGAGCCAAGTGccatgtttttctgtttctgcattcCCATGGCCTTAGATGTGCCACAGACTGTTAACAGCCACGTGTTCAGTGTCTTTGCAACCAGTGAATCCATTCTTGCTTCCTTGCAAGAATggattccttccttccttgctttCAGCCACCTTAATTCCTAGAAATACAGCTGCTgagagcctgtgctgctgaaagagGTAAGCCATGGGCTGCCTAGTGTATGGGAGAATCTCTCAAAACTGAGTTGAAGAAACCTGAAGGATCTGACTTCTGGAGAGCTGACTTGGATGCCTGGACCACCAGAAGTGCACTGGCACTTCTCCCACAGGTAATTCCCAACATAACACATTTGATTGCCTTTGCTTCCAGCAGGGTTTCAGTGCTTCCTTAGCAACTGCAGCTGCCcttgagctgtgctggtggtgcCTTTGTGTCCAGTTTCAAAGGAAAGGGACTGTGACATTGCAGCCAGCTTTATCTGGTCCAGCAGTTTGTGGGATGCTCTTCTAGAAATGAGGTGAGACTCAGAGATGCTCTTCTTTATTTGCATCAAGTGTCAGCATAAAGTGCAGCCAATTTTCAGTGATATGTTATTACAGAGCAGGGCCAGAGAGAGTTGTAGCTCTGCCCAGGATTTGTCTGGTGGCTCAGGAGTGAAACACTCCATAGTGCTGCTGGCTTCAGTGGAACTCCTTTGTGAATGTAGATAAGTTATTAAGCTATCCCTgatcattttcctttttgtgttaGAAATGCCACAACCTGCTGAAGTTTTCTTTGTTATTCTGGAGTGCtgctgttttgctttattttaaagtatatgCTTGTGTTgtttgggagggttttttttcactgttggtgggttttttccctgcatAATACTGGAAGGGCTATTTCAAGCTGAGAAGATGACACAGGTGAAGCTATGGTGAAAATTTATATATTCCAAGAATCTTCTGTCATGTTTAATTAATAATAACCAAGCCTGTATCTTGTAAACACTTGCTAAGAAAGCTGACTTTTAAATCAGGGACTGTAACAAGTCAAAGGTCTGCAGAAGAAGGAGTAGTCTCCAGTTCTGGCTGTGGGGAAATGCATTGGTGGGGAAGAGTATGCAAACAGGAGTTAAAATCTAGGAAAGGGTGTATCATCTTCTTCATATCAGGGCATAGTGTTCTTTGAAGCTGTGTATAAGTGGATCTCATTTCTTCCATAATTGCCTGTATCAGGAATTTAGCATTATGGTCCTGTTCCTGCACTTGAGATTAACATCCCTGTGTGGTGCATTTTAGCATGAACTGGGTTGTTTGCAGCTTCTGGCCAGGTTTATTTACTGCAGTGGCTCATcttcaaaagcagctgaaatttACTCCTTATGAACAAGGGCTATagatgctgctggagcacaaCAGCCAGTCTGGAACTGGTTTGTTTCACTCCTCATTTTGAGTGGATAGAGTTTCTTTGTATATTAAAAAGAATTAGTTTTATCTTGGATACCAGATTGTGTACTCTAGGATCTCATGATCCTATCCTAGATCTGCAAGTTTGAGGAGATCTGCAAGGTGGGTTTTTTAGCAGTTACCTAAGGTTAAATGCTTAGGAGAGTTACCCAGCAGTCCTGTTCACTGCTCATCTGGCATATTTGGTGTTTGGTCTCTCAGTCAGCAGGGCTCTGTTCTTGAGGTTGTAGTGTGAACTAAAGGGAGCAGTCTGCACTCAATACACACAGGAGATAACACAATATAAATAGTGTAAGAGAGCTGTGGCCTGTCAGGAGGGATACTGTTTTGGGTAGAAATAAAAGAAGGCATTAAAATTCCCTGCTTGCTATCAGTACTTGGattaaatgttgttttttatCAGTCTTGGTGTTCTACTTACAACCTGGTTCAAAACACCCTCCAATATTAAGGTTTATCTTGTGATGACTTGCCACACTGTGCTCTTCCAGCTCAGTCACTGTTAATGCTTCTCTCACATTATGCTGCTGTTTAAAGGGCCTTCTTGTTCCTTAAAGGATCACTTGTGACCATTGGTAATGATTCCAaggcagaaatgggaaaaaaagatgagGATGTTGCTCACACTGCTGAACCTGCAGgtggcaggcagctgctgctgaacgtGCAGGTTCCTGCCTCATGCCTGGGGCAGTAAGGAATCCAGGACAGCTGTAGAGCCTGGGAAGTAGGGAAAAGGTTTTGAAATAACTGAATTAACCTATTCACATGGCTTACTGTTCCACCTTGCTTGATGTTTCTTATCCAGGAAAGATTAGgttaaaattctgctttttgcttgctttaaatggtttacattttttatatttctatagGAAGGAGAAGTGTTACAGTGCAGTAGAAACAAATTAACACCCAGATGTTTCAAATGTTGAAATACCTGGGTGTCTGTGAGATGATGAGGAGAAAGTGTATCATTCAGTATTGACTATCTCATGGTATGTACAAAACCCATTCTAAGGTTATTTCCAGACAGTGAGTCATAGTCTTCTCTAGTACAAAATGAGATTCAGGGcactttttcaaaatatttaaaataaagcaatcttCTTTGTTACAGTCTATACTTCCCCTTTAGCCAGTTCATATTGTTGTGGTactttttttgttaaaattctttctctttAGAGACTCCCAAGCTACTTTGGGATGTCAAAGTGCCAAGACAGAGTGAACGGTGCTGGGCTCGCAGGAATTCAGGCTGAATCTGGTGAAACCATTTCTGTGTGCAGGCTCTGCATGGCTCAGGGTGTTACAAATGCTATGCAGAACTTCTTGAAATCACTTGGAAGGGAAGGTCAGCCCTGGCAGCAAATTACCAGAACTTACAGCttcattaaaatgattttttcctTAGCAGAAGTAAGCAGCTTGGGATGATGGGTTGGTTGCAGTATTCTTCCTGTCCCCTCATCTCCCTGTAAGAACTAACAACAGAAATATCAGCTGGTATAATGAAATGTTATAAGGCAGGTAAGTGTACAGTGTCCAGGAAAGGTAAAGGATAGatttcccccccctcccccctttACCACCCTGACACCCCCCACCCCAGTTAAACTAATTCCTCTTACCATAAGTTTTGCTATTAAAGTTTGGATTGTGATGTGTTGTGATGATAAGAATCTTCCATCTTCTACCTTAATACATATATCAACTcaggagacttttttttttgcagctaaTACTGCTAGATTTTTGGCTCAGAAAACCCTCAGAGACCTAGGGCAAAATGTACATGTTTAAAGTTCCACAAAGTTTGTGTAGCCAATCAGATTATTAATCACAGTTTAatttaaagctgcatttttataAAACACTGAAACCATTGAGTGGGTAAGGGACAATTTTAGTGAATTGTCAAGATTTTGATATTTTCAGCATGTTTGCAGACCTTGTTTTCACAATATCTTCATAAAATAATACCATTCTAGGAATGAGAAATTTGAACAAACTTTATGGAGGGAGTGGGGTGAAAACCACCTCATTAAATCCTTCTGGCAAACCTCCCGGCTGTGGTGACAGACTGGAGCTGCCACCTTCCCTGCCACAAGTGCAGGAATCCctcagctccaggctcagctTGTCTGTTGGTTCTGGCCATCCACCCACCCTGCAGGACCTTCCACTGTCCTTGAGCCAGCAAAAGGATGGTGCAGTTGAGTCCAAAGATGGCAGCAGGACAGTCTGGAGAAGAGTATCTTATGTTCTGTGGATACAGAAAGCACCCACTCTTTCTTGGCAATCTGATGCTAAATTTTCAAGCTTTATGGTCAGCAGTCTTTCCCAGCTGGCCCAAATACTATAGCACATATAAAGACAACAGGGCAATTGTCACTGAGAGCACAACCACTATAGAATTACTCATGATACATGAGTATACCAGAACAAAATATGCATTTTCACTCATTTTGTCAGGAATGGGATTTTCTATACTTGTTCTATTTGGAGACTTTAGCACTTTGACTCCCAACAGTTAAACATCCTAAtgttgaaaaaaattcttccatttccttctgcagGAGGTAATTTCTCTTCTCAGCATCTTCACGAGCACGTTCAGAATTCCTCAGCTTTATCTCCAGCATtgtgtatttctttctttcttggtCCAGTTCTTCTTCTAACCTAACCACTTGGTTCCTCAGGTCTGCACTTGTTTCTTCAATTCTTAAAACCAACagagagaggaaacaaaaaaaaaaaaggatttttaaagtgGTTGGATAAATACAGCTGATAACTATAAAAACTCTAAGAGGAACAACTTAAATTTAACATATTCTAAGAGGAAGTTTTAAAGGAGGGAACTAAATTCCATTTCATTACTATTGAATTTAAGGGCAGAGATTCCTTGAAAGCTACAGCTTCCTTTATTTGCATCTTGAGAAAACTGCTCAAATCTTAGAAAACAATGCTTACTTTCCAGCACCTGACTGCCTGGCTAAGATGTACTAACTCCTCAGTTTGGCAGAGTTCAAGTATATAATTCTAAAAGAATCTTTTAATCTCTATTTTCATCCTGATACTGTGTTTCCCTATATGGTACAAAGGAGCATCCTCAGGGATCAGAGAGGAATGAGGTCACAATCCTTCCTCACCATCCATTTGATGGTATTTTCTGTAAAGTTTATCACTGACAAAGCTCTGAAGCAAAATTCAGAGCTTTTCACTCAGGAGGTCAAAGAACAAGGTTCATGGTTTTGGGatttcaaagcagcacagctcttgcTGTTTTCCCCCTTGTGTTTCCCATCACAAGATCAAGTAGTGGTATTAATATTGAGGGATGACTATTTTCAGATAGGAATTACTGATTACTAGaatgtgaatttaaaaattaggcttttacaatgaaaaattagccttctcaaaataaatacaacctttaaaaataatttctaacaCAAAATCACCCTCACCTCACCTTGGTCAGTCCAATACTCAACTTTGAAGCTGGGGTGTGGCATCCCAGTAGAAGTGTGGATGGATTTTTAGTCAGGGTAACTGATTATCAAGAAGGCCATGCTACTGCCtccataacaaaacaaaaatgaaaaaatcaagCGGGCCTTGAAGTCCCAGAAGGGTCTGAATTCCACTTTATGACCAAGAGGCAGTACAATGCATCACCTTAaacttttctgttcctttccatAAGCTAAAGATGGCAGTTTGATTACTGTCACAGTTTTCACAATGAATCAAAGTGCACTGACCTGCACCAGTTTCTGCAAAAAGCAGCCCCTGTGGATGAAGGCAGACCTTTATCTCCAGGCAGCTGGAATATGACACTTCTGAAGCTGGGATGCTTCCCCCCACACCCaaaccagctctgagctgccaattactttttttatcACTAAATTTAGGGGTCAGCTACAGCAGCCTGGACTGAATTACACAGGGTCACAGTACTTGCAGCATTTCTACATTCATAACAGTCCTCTGCAAATACTTACACTTCCTTAAGAGTCCTGGATGGTAAACATGAATTACTGAAACTCAACAGAGAATGTCTGATAATTGTATTAACCTTGAGGGAGAAATGCTCTGGAACAGAGTGGTTACAGGAAGGCCATAAAACTTGCCTCCCTCTGActaagagagagaaaatgggcAGTTGATGAGAAATAACAGCTTTTCCATCAGCAAGTGTTCCTTACCTCTGCCTCAGGCAGGTGCTCACTCTGCTCACTCACTACTTTCCCTTCACTTATGTATGTGCCAACAAAAAAGCTCATATTCTTTCATTAAAACATGTCTTGCTAGATACACACAGTTCTGCAAACCACACAAGCACATGTACAGTTTTGGGGGACGAAATTATCTCCAATAAAATAAGGCTGGTGAGGCAGCCTAAATCTTTCATGTTAAGCAGCCTCCCTTCTTTGCTAGTTAGCTCCTGTCTTTCCATAGTAGCAGTCTGAAAAGGAATGTACTTTTGCATCCATAAATTGCTGCAGATGTAGTAAAAACATTGCAAAATTTTTGAGAGCTGAAAAACTTGGCTTGAAATTTTTAGACTTGACAGCACAGTCCTTCAGGCTGTAACCCTGAACAGCTGGAGTCATCCTGTTTAATACAAAAAGGCAGTGATTGCATTTTGCCTGGTTTTATGAAACTCTTTAGCTCATTAGGCATTTTCCTCTCAGCTACTTTGCCCTGTGAGACCTGGCCAATTTAGAGTCCTCCCCTCGAGCCACAGTGCTctctgtcctgcccagcagcaggggaaaggCAAGTGTTGGTGCTGAAGCAGCTCAACAGCTGGAATGAAGAACAGGTCTTCCTGGATACCCCTGATGTCAGCAGCTTAAGGCCCCATTGGAACAGTTTTAATGGTAAGAGGAGGAAAATCATCTCTTCCCCCAGGCAGCAGGCAAGAATGTGCAGCTACATATTTCTAGGTTCTGCAACCTGGTATTTCTGTTTATTAACCTGTATCCCTGCAACAAGGCTTGCCAGGACAGCTCTGCACAATGAAATGTAAGGCACATATCCTCACCTCCCTCCCATTCTGCATCAGTAGGGCatctaaaaaaacaaaccatgtAAGCCATGAACTTCCACCCTCAGTCACAAAcccttcccaacatcccatgCTAGCAACTGCTGGTGTTTCATAAGCTCTTACACCTGGAACACAAGGTGGGGCTTTTTTCCCACTCAGGATGTTAGGTGGGAACTGAAACTGCTGCACAGGCTGATTATCCTTCCAGCTCCACACTCCAAAGCACTACAGTGCAAGAGGCTGAAACACAAGAGAGGCTGGCAAGCCACCACCAGAGGAAAtcataaaataaagcaggaagatAGCAAGAGGAGTTCCTACCTTAACTGGCCCATGGGAAAAGATCACAGTTCAGATACATTTTTGAGAAACTACCTTAACATGAAAGAAGTGCCAAAAACCGAAGCCTAAAGCTGTGCTATACAACTCAAACAGTCTTATTGCTTCTGGTACCATGTTTGGGAGCCTGGCAGCATTTCATACCTCAATTTCCAGCCTGAGTTTTAATGATTGAAGGAGTGTTAACAGTAACACCTTAACACAAagtcaccccaaatcctgagaATTGGGGTAAGAATTGGGCCTACAGCCCTTCTCCAGTGCAGAGTACTGATGCTGCAGAGTAGCATGTATTATATTATGGTGTGCAAATCAGCTCTCCTGAAAActgaaaggaatttttctgAGCTCAGATGAAAAGTACAGCACCTGCAGTTGTGCAAGGAAGCACCAGTTGGGAAATGACACAGTTGATGCTGTTCCCCCAAGCTAGGCTGCCCCATCAGCCAAGGACCACTCCCTACATCAGAAACCAAAAATGAGGTTTCTAGAAGTTCAACACAAAAGGGCTGCTGAAAACATTACAGCTGAGATGCAGTCCCAATACCACCACTCCAAAAAAACCTGTGGCAAATAGTCAAGAGCAATTTCCTCAAGAGTGCTGCTGATGGGAAGAGAACAAGAAGCCTTCAGTTTGGTGTAGTACCAGTATCAGCACCTGCACAGCTCATCCTTGTTGAGGCCTGACCATCCTGGATCCAAATTCCTCCCTGCAAGatgtttgctttgttgtttCTCTGAGGACACTAAGAGCAGACTTTGACATTACCTGTGCAGTTCTCATTTACAGTGAAGACACAGAATATGAAGCACTGGATTTCCCTGTGTCATAGAAATTCccctgtgttttctttttgatgcTCTCTTaaatcagagaaagaaaagctggagTAGCAAGGAAGAACCAAATCTGCTGTCACCCAACCCCAAACTTCAGGGCTGAGAGCCTGATACTTTGGTAGCCCACACCCATGTTCAGACAGGGAGAATGTTGACAGAAGGCTTCCTTGTGCCCCCTGCAGATGACATTACCTTTTGATACTAGTCTCATACTCAGTCCTCTGTTTGCTCAGTTCTGTCTTTAGCTCCACCACcaagctctgcagggccctggaGCACTGGACAGAGTCTCgggaagctgcagctgggtCACTCtgttcactgctgctgctgctgcaggcttcAAACCTGTCCATGCTGTTCTCCAGATCTGCTGTCTTCACCTCGCTCTGAGACAGCGAGCCCTGAGTTACCCACTCGGTTTTTAGGGAGCTTAAGGTGGAGGAGTCACTGGCCCggcaggctgggcagctgctcaCCGAGTCCATCACGGAGATCTCACAGGATGACGTGGaccaggtgctgctggccatgctgtgaGTGCTGAGGGACAGGCTGGATGAAGGGACGTTGTCATACGTGGAGAGTCTCTGGGAGGAGCACGAGTCCTTCACTCGCTCCCCAGAGGCAGTCCGGCGGTGGCCCCGCAGGGAGTACAGCCCGTTCATCAGCCAGTTCCCGCTGGAGGAGAGGTTGGGGATGTCCAAGGATGAGCCCAGCTTCGGGCTCACAGACCGTGCGCCCTGCTGGCGGAAGGAAACCTTCCATGGAGGCAGCGTCTGCACTCTTTTACTGGGGCTGGTGGCGGGCTGGGTGGATTTGCCACTGTGCTCCGGAGGAGTGATTTTCACTGCGGGTCCTGGCGTGGCCTCGGGAGGCACAGCATTGCCAGAAGGCAgatcagcagggctggcagcgctgTGCTGTGACCTGCCGTCCTCCCCGTCCTCCTCGGAGATCCACTCGACGGTGCTGCGCTGGCGCACGGGCCTGATTTCCAGCTGGCTCCCCTCGGCCTGAGGAACGGCGAAGATCCGGCCCTGCTCGCTGATCAGGACTGTCATCAGCTGCTGAACCAGAGAGGTGCCTGTGCGGggaaacacagcccagcagtgagGACACGGGCAAGGCCTCTGCAGGACTAGCTTGCACCCAGTTTATTGGTCTGAACAGACCCAGAGCTAGTGCTTACTTAAAACCACAAATTTCAGCTCAGGCCTTCTGCTGCACTCGGTGTAGGGAGGAACTTGCAGGAGGCATGACATCTGCATTGTACACACActtgtatattatatatacactTGCAGAGGGTGTACAGCAAGTGCAGGAAGTGCTCACAATTATTTAAATCCACAGAAATGTGCTGCCACTCTTTTCCAGGAGTGGAGCAGACCATTATGAGCTAATAGAGAACACCACTTACCAAACATAATACAAAGCACTTCCTACAAAAGAGGAAAACCTTTAGAGGGGTGAATAAGCAATTCTGTTTTTAAGTATTGCCTCAAATAGAGAATAAGGCAAACATACTCAAGGTTCAAGGCAAGAGCCTGATTTCATTGATGAGTTTTTGACCTAAGAGCAAGATATATTGAGCTCTCCTACCACTTCCATTTTATGTCTGTGAATGCAGGAAGAGAACTAAATGTCTTGAAGATAAGGGCATTCCTAACAATTTAGCTGTCAGACATTGGatatttccatttgaaatgCATAGTTTAAATTTGAAGAGAGACACAATTAGAGTGCTTTTTGTTAAGATCTCATTATCAGTTTATTTCAGAGATTCAATTACCctgaagctaaaaaaaaaattgagtctTTCCACTTCTATGTTACTTTTACCTAACCAACCTCAACTAAGCT
The DNA window shown above is from Oenanthe melanoleuca isolate GR-GAL-2019-014 chromosome 6, OMel1.0, whole genome shotgun sequence and carries:
- the ARHGAP22 gene encoding rho GTPase-activating protein 22 isoform X1, giving the protein MLSPKIRHARRARSRSLVMGEQVGPPSRPSSPNPQERVLKCGWLKKQRSIMKNWQQRWFVLRGDQLFYYKDEEETKPQGLILLQGSQVNELPPNPDEPGKHLFEISPGGAGDREKMPVNHEAFLLMANSQNEMEDWVKAIRRVIWAPFGGGIANSSHAHKLKHLPQGIFGQRLEDTVQSERKYGQRLAPLLVEQCVDFIRERGLTEEGLFRMPGQANLVKDLQDSFDCGEKPLFDSNTDVHTVASLLKLYLRELPEPVIPFAKYEDFLSCGQLLSKDEGEGTQELVKQVKNLPQANYNLLKYICKFLDEVQAHSSINKMSVQNLATVFGPNILRPKLEDPVTMMEGTSLVQQLMTVLISEQGRIFAVPQAEGSQLEIRPVRQRSTVEWISEEDGEDGRSQHSAASPADLPSGNAVPPEATPGPAVKITPPEHSGKSTQPATSPSKRVQTLPPWKVSFRQQGARSVSPKLGSSLDIPNLSSSGNWLMNGLYSLRGHRRTASGERVKDSCSSQRLSTYDNVPSSSLSLSTHSMASSTWSTSSCEISVMDSVSSCPACRASDSSTLSSLKTEWVTQGSLSQSEVKTADLENSMDRFEACSSSSSEQSDPAAASRDSVQCSRALQSLVVELKTELSKQRTEYETSIKRIEETSADLRNQVVRLEEELDQERKKYTMLEIKLRNSERAREDAEKRNYLLQKEMEEFFSTLGCLTVGSQSAKVSK
- the ARHGAP22 gene encoding rho GTPase-activating protein 22 isoform X7 yields the protein MQLNEMEDWVKAIRRVIWAPFGGGIFGQRLEDTVQSERKYGQRLAPLLVEQCVDFIRERGLTEEGLFRMPGQANLVKDLQDSFDCGEKPLFDSNTDVHTVASLLKLYLRELPEPVIPFAKYEDFLSCGQLLSKDEGEGTQELVKQVKNLPQANYNLLKYICKSTYPSLRIDTYSRFLDEVQAHSSINKMSVQNLATVFGPNILRPKLEDPVTMMEGTSLVQQLMTVLISEQGRIFAVPQAEGSQLEIRPVRQRSTVEWISEEDGEDGRSQHSAASPADLPSGNAVPPEATPGPAVKITPPEHSGKSTQPATSPSKRVQTLPPWKVSFRQQGARSVSPKLGSSLDIPNLSSSGNWLMNGLYSLRGHRRTASGERVKDSCSSQRLSTYDNVPSSSLSLSTHSMASSTWSTSSCEISVMDSVSSCPACRASDSSTLSSLKTEWVTQGSLSQSEVKTADLENSMDRFEACSSSSSEQSDPAAASRDSVQCSRALQSLVVELKTELSKQRTEYETSIKRIEETSADLRNQVVRLEEELDQERKKYTMLEIKLRNSERAREDAEKRNYLLQKEMEEFFSTLGCLTVGSQSAKVSK
- the ARHGAP22 gene encoding rho GTPase-activating protein 22 isoform X5 — translated: MQLNEMEDWVKAIRRVIWAPFGGGIANSSHAHKLKHLPQGIFGQRLEDTVQSERKYGQRLAPLLVEQCVDFIRERGLTEEGLFRMPGQANLVKDLQDSFDCGEKPLFDSNTDVHTVASLLKLYLRELPEPVIPFAKYEDFLSCGQLLSKDEGEGTQELVKQVKNLPQANYNLLKYICKSTYPSLRIDTYSRFLDEVQAHSSINKMSVQNLATVFGPNILRPKLEDPVTMMEGTSLVQQLMTVLISEQGRIFAVPQAEGSQLEIRPVRQRSTVEWISEEDGEDGRSQHSAASPADLPSGNAVPPEATPGPAVKITPPEHSGKSTQPATSPSKRVQTLPPWKVSFRQQGARSVSPKLGSSLDIPNLSSSGNWLMNGLYSLRGHRRTASGERVKDSCSSQRLSTYDNVPSSSLSLSTHSMASSTWSTSSCEISVMDSVSSCPACRASDSSTLSSLKTEWVTQGSLSQSEVKTADLENSMDRFEACSSSSSEQSDPAAASRDSVQCSRALQSLVVELKTELSKQRTEYETSIKRIEETSADLRNQVVRLEEELDQERKKYTMLEIKLRNSERAREDAEKRNYLLQKEMEEFFSTLGCLTVGSQSAKVSK
- the ARHGAP22 gene encoding rho GTPase-activating protein 22 isoform X6, yielding MRCSSSSADREFPDTNEMEDWVKAIRRVIWAPFGGGIFGQRLEDTVQSERKYGQRLAPLLVEQCVDFIRERGLTEEGLFRMPGQANLVKDLQDSFDCGEKPLFDSNTDVHTVASLLKLYLRELPEPVIPFAKYEDFLSCGQLLSKDEGEGTQELVKQVKNLPQANYNLLKYICKSTYPSLRIDTYSRFLDEVQAHSSINKMSVQNLATVFGPNILRPKLEDPVTMMEGTSLVQQLMTVLISEQGRIFAVPQAEGSQLEIRPVRQRSTVEWISEEDGEDGRSQHSAASPADLPSGNAVPPEATPGPAVKITPPEHSGKSTQPATSPSKRVQTLPPWKVSFRQQGARSVSPKLGSSLDIPNLSSSGNWLMNGLYSLRGHRRTASGERVKDSCSSQRLSTYDNVPSSSLSLSTHSMASSTWSTSSCEISVMDSVSSCPACRASDSSTLSSLKTEWVTQGSLSQSEVKTADLENSMDRFEACSSSSSEQSDPAAASRDSVQCSRALQSLVVELKTELSKQRTEYETSIKRIEETSADLRNQVVRLEEELDQERKKYTMLEIKLRNSERAREDAEKRNYLLQKEMEEFFSTLGCLTVGSQSAKVSK
- the ARHGAP22 gene encoding rho GTPase-activating protein 22 isoform X8 translates to MPVNHEAFLLMANSQNEMEDWVKAIRRVIWAPFGGGIANSSHAHKLKHLPQGIFGQRLEDTVQSERKYGQRLAPLLVEQCVDFIRERGLTEEGLFRMPGQANLVKDLQDSFDCGEKPLFDSNTDVHTVASLLKLYLRELPEPVIPFAKYEDFLSCGQLLSKDEGEGTQELVKQVKNLPQANYNLLKYICKSTYPSLRIDTYSRFLDEVQAHSSINKMSVQNLATVFGPNILRPKLEDPVTMMEGTSLVQQLMTVLISEQGRIFAVPQAEGSQLEIRPVRQRSTVEWISEEDGEDGRSQHSAASPADLPSGNAVPPEATPGPAVKITPPEHSGKSTQPATSPSKRVQTLPPWKVSFRQQGARSVSPKLGSSLDIPNLSSSGNWLMNGLYSLRGHRRTASGERVKDSCSSQRLSTYDNVPSSSLSLSTHSMASSTWSTSSCEISVMDSSEVKTADLENSMDRFEACSSSSSEQSDPAAASRDSVQCSRALQSLVVELKTELSKQRTEYETSIKRIEETSADLRNQVVRLEEELDQERKKYTMLEIKLRNSERAREDAEKRNYLLQKEMEEFFSTLGCLTVGSQSAKVSK
- the ARHGAP22 gene encoding rho GTPase-activating protein 22 isoform X9, producing the protein MRCSSSSADREFPDTNEMEDWVKAIRRVIWAPFGGGIFGQRLEDTVQSERKYGQRLAPLLVEQCVDFIRERGLTEEGLFRMPGQANLVKDLQDSFDCGEKPLFDSNTDVHTVASLLKLYLRELPEPVIPFAKYEDFLSCGQLLSKDEGEGTQELVKQVKNLPQANYNLLKYICKSTYPSLRIDTYSRFLDEVQAHSSINKMSVQNLATVFGPNILRPKLEDPVTMMEGTSLVQQLMTVLISEQGRIFAVPQAEGSQLEIRPVRQRSTVEWISEEDGEDGRSQHSAASPADLPSGNAVPPEATPGPAVKITPPEHSGKSTQPATSPSKRVQTLPPWKVSFRQQGARSVSPKLGSSLDIPNLSSSGNWLMNGLYSLRGHRRTASGERVKDSCSSQRLSTYDNVPSSSLSLSTHSMASSTWSTSSCEISVMDSSEVKTADLENSMDRFEACSSSSSEQSDPAAASRDSVQCSRALQSLVVELKTELSKQRTEYETSIKRIEETSADLRNQVVRLEEELDQERKKYTMLEIKLRNSERAREDAEKRNYLLQKEMEEFFSTLGCLTVGSQSAKVSK
- the ARHGAP22 gene encoding rho GTPase-activating protein 22 isoform X4, producing MLSPKIRHARRGGAGDREKMPVNHEAFLLMANSQNEMEDWVKAIRRVIWAPFGGGIFGQRLEDTVQSERKYGQRLAPLLVEQCVDFIRERGLTEEGLFRMPGQANLVKDLQDSFDCGEKPLFDSNTDVHTVASLLKLYLRELPEPVIPFAKYEDFLSCGQLLSKDEGEGTQELVKQVKNLPQANYNLLKYICKFLDEVQAHSSINKMSVQNLATVFGPNILRPKLEDPVTMMEGTSLVQQLMTVLISEQGRIFAVPQAEGSQLEIRPVRQRSTVEWISEEDGEDGRSQHSAASPADLPSGNAVPPEATPGPAVKITPPEHSGKSTQPATSPSKRVQTLPPWKVSFRQQGARSVSPKLGSSLDIPNLSSSGNWLMNGLYSLRGHRRTASGERVKDSCSSQRLSTYDNVPSSSLSLSTHSMASSTWSTSSCEISVMDSVSSCPACRASDSSTLSSLKTEWVTQGSLSQSEVKTADLENSMDRFEACSSSSSEQSDPAAASRDSVQCSRALQSLVVELKTELSKQRTEYETSIKRIEETSADLRNQVVRLEEELDQERKKYTMLEIKLRNSERAREDAEKRNYLLQKEMEEFFSTLGCLTVGSQSAKVSK
- the ARHGAP22 gene encoding rho GTPase-activating protein 22 isoform X2, with protein sequence MLSPKIRHARRARSRSLVMGEQVGPPSRPSSPNPQERVLKCGWLKKQRSIMKNWQQRWFVLRGDQLFYYKDEEETKPQGLILLQGSQVNELPPNPDEPGKHLFEISPGGAGDREKMPVNHEAFLLMANSQNEMEDWVKAIRRVIWAPFGGGIFGQRLEDTVQSERKYGQRLAPLLVEQCVDFIRERGLTEEGLFRMPGQANLVKDLQDSFDCGEKPLFDSNTDVHTVASLLKLYLRELPEPVIPFAKYEDFLSCGQLLSKDEGEGTQELVKQVKNLPQANYNLLKYICKFLDEVQAHSSINKMSVQNLATVFGPNILRPKLEDPVTMMEGTSLVQQLMTVLISEQGRIFAVPQAEGSQLEIRPVRQRSTVEWISEEDGEDGRSQHSAASPADLPSGNAVPPEATPGPAVKITPPEHSGKSTQPATSPSKRVQTLPPWKVSFRQQGARSVSPKLGSSLDIPNLSSSGNWLMNGLYSLRGHRRTASGERVKDSCSSQRLSTYDNVPSSSLSLSTHSMASSTWSTSSCEISVMDSVSSCPACRASDSSTLSSLKTEWVTQGSLSQSEVKTADLENSMDRFEACSSSSSEQSDPAAASRDSVQCSRALQSLVVELKTELSKQRTEYETSIKRIEETSADLRNQVVRLEEELDQERKKYTMLEIKLRNSERAREDAEKRNYLLQKEMEEFFSTLGCLTVGSQSAKVSK